CCTGTATGTAAAGCAAAACTTAACGCcgtttttttcactttatttttgtaaaaaaattattgtgtaaTTAATTTGCAGTGAAAGCGCAGTTCCTGTCAGACAAAAGCGCGCCATAATTTTGTTCACGCGCTGTTTGAATCAGACGTTAGCGACGAAATTTACGTACGATTAACGTTACTTTAACCCGCTGGTGTTGTTCGGGAAAAAATGTCGCTACTTCATCAGAATGGAACGAAACTCGACGACTTTGATGGCAGTCGCTGTGTGACCagccacaaataataataataataataataataataataataataataataataaataaatcgtaAATGATCGTAAAAAATAGTCACGCGTGTTGTTCGCGATCAAAAATGAGCGCCGTTGGAAATTAATGGGAAATACGCAAAAATACGAAAATACAGATAATTTTTTGTGTACACAATCAACATATAATTCACGATGCAGAAAAAAGGcgcacagcaatgaaggggtgacgctttaaaatatcaaaaaatatctcTAAAACACCTAAAATACACTCAAAtcaaattatctcaaaatactaaataaaaaaaatatatatatacatatcgaATCGATtttactggggggaaaaaaaaaaaaaaaaaaaaaagtaccatttCAAGTGCACAGTCACTCCTGACCacgaacaacacaagtgtgactcccaaatgaatAATACCAGaggattaaatatataataataataataataataataataataaatctttcacCTCACAGTAAAACAAAAGAACAGGTAATCTGTATTTACGTTGAAAACGTTTATTTCCCTGTAAAAACGACAGTATAGTGATATTAATGTCAAACTATGGAAATCACATACATGCTTTAATGGATCTTTATGTTTATGACAGGGCTGCACGTGTCAGTATCACTCAAAACACCCCCAGCAAGATTCGATCCTTTACCGATAGGCTTATTATGAGAAGAAACCGACCTAACATCACTCCATTTGCTTCTTTAAAATCTTTACCGTCATTTAAAACGGCAGTATTTGGGATCCCTGTTAATGGTCACCttgaatgagagaaagagagcgataagaaacagaagaaaaacagggACACTGATGATGTGATTAAACCAATCCGGATTCCCAATTGATGGAAAACTAATTTCATGAGCCCCTTGAACCTGTTAACACGTCCTAACGATGGAGAAAACAATGCTCTTTTATTGGTCATAAAgaagaacaaatgaaaaacaaacaggtCTCACACAGGCAAGTGTTAGATGAAGCAAAGAGGCGTTTACTGATTTCTGCCCCGGAGACGAACCAATGACGTGGTCATCTCCAGACGGACGTGCTCATGTCATCCAGTGTGTAGAATCATGACTATGAATTTGACAGCCTGTGTGTttgcgtgagtgtgtgtttgtatagatTTTCTTCACCAaaattatcattcaaaaaaaaaaaaaaaacataagagcGGGAACTGATCGGGGTGCCACTCCTCCTCTAATCATCATCAAAGTTCTGTTGTAAAAGGAAGTTTGCAGCCAAATTTTCATTCTTCTCACAAGCAAAGTAGGCCTGTATAACGAGTCCTTCTGGGAACCCGAGGGCTTTTAGCTGAGGAAGAAACACAGAGGAAACACGGAAAGGTTAGATCAGACCACAGAAAGACTCCTGGTGTCCGTTTGGGGAAAAGACTCGCACACCTTTGATCGTTCGCCAGACAGATCCTCCATCTGTATCTCCCTCTAATTAAAGGGCCTCGGCGTAATTGGCTGAACTTGAAATTCAGACTTTACGGCTTTAAAAAGTATCTTAAGCTTCAGACTAAGAACAAAGAAAAACTATAGACGAGGCTGCGCTGATACAGACTTTCAAGGCTCATAACAGCGTGCTGCAGCCAATAATTCAAACCCAAAGCAAACTGCTGTGAATACATGCAGGTGCGAGTCAGACAGACATGTTTTCATGCATTACTTGTGCACAGCTTTCCCAGTTACAGGCCTTCAATTCGGTTTGATCAAATTTACGGTCATGCAAACtattaaatatcttaaatgatATAACAAAAGTATTCATGATCATTTTAAGAGGTCTTACAACTAGGAATTGCAGTAGAGCATGCAACGTTactatttaatgaattaaatgtcACAATGTAACGCTGTCTCACATTCTACAGGCTCTTGGTTTCAGAGCAGTTTGCAATAAGAGAATGCCGAATGCTTGCTTTGGATCTACTGTTGATGGATTATGATGGTGTTTGCAGTGTTGTAGACGGTTGTAAGCGTGCATTTTATCTCCATCATCTGTTTAAATGAGCacctacgtgtgtgtgtgttgatgcatGTCTTGAAAAGTCTTATATTTGAGTTGCCAAATAATACAGTGGCACTTCTAAGCAATTTTCTTTTAAGTGACAATGCGTGTTTTACCCTCTCAATAGCTTCTTTCTCCTGGGGTGTGACCTGGATGTAGTTCATCTGCCCGCCTCCGGCCTCGGCCACGCCCCCACCGCTGCCCCCTTGCCCCGCCTCCTGCACCGGCTCATTGAGCATCTGGATGAACTGCTCCTGATGGCTGCTGATTTGCTGAGAAACAGGAAATCTAGTGTAGTACAGTAGCACGCTATTGCAAACACACTCCATGTCAGCAGTTACTCTTGCAGGTCTGTTCCGGTATCGAACGCATAATCATGCATACCTGCAGGAGCTGCGGGTTCTCTCTGCCGATCTGCTGTAGTAGAGCTGGTAGGAGAGACGGGTTCTGCTGGATGATCTGTCTCATCTGCAGGAACTGCGGCTGGTTCCTCAGGAACTCCAGAGGATTCGCTGCACACGCAGGACAGAGTCAGAGAAACATGCTCTCAGATGCACACGGTAAAGCACGTGTAACTGTGTCACTAACCCCCCGATCCGGTGCTGGGCTGCGACGGGGCGGTGCTGGACGGTGAAGAGAGGCCTATGGACGCAGCAGGAGCGCCTCCCGCAGGAGCCACGGGGTCAGCACCTCCTACACTGCCCTCGCTCTCCGCAGGAATaccctacaacacacacacacacacacacaccctcagaaGATGCATCACAAATATACACGTACTAGAATAAAACAGTGTGAGTGGTCACTTTCTGTGTAAGAGTCTTATAGATGGACACCACAAGCAAAGCCATTGTTTTCTCACGCACTGATCAGTTTTTGGTCTATTTCGCTTGCATAACGTGTCTTCTTTAAGACTAGTGGAAAGCAAGCATGCAAAATAGACATTatattacactttatctattcGAGTCTGTAGATTTCAGAGTTTTTTCTCTTACTAACACCAAACAACCGAATACAAccgtttgtttatatttaatttacactgatacattttactcctaaaaacatggtgaaaacttctgatttatggagtgataaaaaaaaaaaagagaaatccaaataCCTTTAACTCTTATATGACAACAATATCTTTACTTTCGAACCTGGTTTTATCTAATGTTTAGATTTGtggaaatgcatgcaaataagtGCATGTTTAATTAGATAATAAACAGAATTTCAGAAAAATTGTGAtacaaatcatttgttttaatgtaaCGTGATTAATCAAATGGTGATTCCTAAACATTAAAACTGTACCCTAACCTGAGGGTGTTTTGTCTTAAATCACTGTAATCCGCTGATTAGTTGTGTTATATTCAGACTGTGGGTCTCTCACCGTGAGCAGGTACTCGACGGCGCGGTCAGGATTGTTGAAACTGGCTCTCAGCGCCGCCACCACTCGGTCTCTCTCGTATCCCATCAGCATGATCTCCGTCACCAAGTTCTCGTAGGACTGACCCGTCACTGCACGCGCAAAACACACGCAGCGATTTAATCACCTGACATGAATGAGAACGTGTGAATGAGCTAATGCGTGTGGATTTACCCAGCGCAGATGTCGCCTCctcaaatatatttgcatttggtGAAGAACCAGAACTGCAAacaggaggaaaagaaaaaaaacgtccTTGTGTTATTTTCAACATCGGTCTTGGATTCAGAAGAGAGACCAGACCCGTCCAGCAACAGCATTCATGTCTAATCAGCAATAACTGAGTATATAGGGCTTGCAAAATCACTAGCCCGACCTCCCGAGGCTcatgtgtcgtgtgtgtgtgtgtttacctggcGGGTGTAGAGGAGGGCGCAGCACCGCCGGCCGGTTTCTCCTCGGTGGGTTTGTCCTCTTTGGCCGTGCTCTCGGACGGGGTTTCTGCGGCCGGGCCGGCAGACGAGGTGGGGCTCGCTGTCGCTGTAGTGCTGGAGGCGGTGCTGGTCGCCGTGGCAgcagatgaggaggaggaggctgATGCAGGAGCAGCTTTAGGCTGCAGGAGAAACATCGCATTACTCACAACTTCTACATGAACTACACGTGCATCAAATCTTTTCAGGCTGAGTTTAACCAATCATAACAGAGCTCATTTAAATACAGGCATCTTAAAATGTACGCATCAAAAATAGTCAACCAAATAGTAAAGGTCAGAAAAACAGTGGAAAATAATCATCACGGTCGTCTTTTGAATGAATAactcaaaagtaggtcagtacacttcaTCAAATCACAGTTTAGACTAAAGTCTGAGAATTTATCTTACATGTTTTAACAGAAAATCTCACTTtgcctgctaaaaaaaaaatattcaatgttATACAGTttgaaagattaaattaaattacaaatttcaattaattccaattttttttttttttagtacatttgtattaaatccagaaaaatgtaatcagaaatcagaatattttttggggggaaaacatTTAATAGGGCCCTATTATTGTAAAAACATATTACTCATTAATTGAattgttgttaataaaacatgacatgctccagaaaaataaaactgattttaagaaaaaaaatctaaatttcataAGGCcctaaaaatttactttaaataaactgATATTAACATGCAGtggtttcatgatttcaattatttattattatatatttcaaaatgctttttgattattaaaattgaataactcttaaaaataggaaaataaaacagatttcatagcgCCCTAAAACTACAACAACAGATCCAACAATGGACTCAATCTCAAAGCAGTGAAACTTATTTTGACGTCATCCTCTTCGTTCTGTTTTCAAAAGTACTTTTTAGAATGCTAGAGTTTCTTTATACGTGAAGAAGCAACGTCTCGCAGGCGGCGATGAGCCTGATAACGCCTCACCTTTGCTACCATAACCACCACAAAGTTCTTCTCATCTATCTTGTACTCCTTGAGAGCCGTGTCATCGTTCAGGATCTTGCCTGCAGGGGACAGAATAATTAAAACAGACGAGCCGTGATTCATCAGCCCGCAGCTCTCGCGTCTGAATCTGACAGGTGTCAGTCATTCATCAACAACTGACATGATGTCAGAATGATGCTCTGCATTAAGGCTGTGCAAAAAATttaatgcgattttcatgcgcatctcgatgctcctgtgattagtagtatatctccagtaCATatgttaagatcagggttgccaggttttcacaacaaatcctgcccagttgcttctcaaaactagtccaaaactagcccaattgcgtTTCCAgaaggttccccgataaaaattgcatcccggggttaaaatatacgtttttttggcATGGTTGCCTTCGAATATCCACATTTAAGGGgttaaatatcacgttattggtattggggttgcttcaacccgcggacatgaaaaagttgctaagtctgcggttgtttttcatgttcgcgggttgaagcgaccccaataccaataacgtgatatttagcccctaaaatgtgaatattacccaAAGCAACActgccaaaaacgtgtatttttatcgcccggaacgaaacgcgattggactagttttgagaagcagttgagcacactgtaaaaaataatccgTAAAATATACGGTAACACCATTTTAGGTTTAACGGTTTTACCTTAAATGAACAGTTTAATACCGTAatttaactgatataatattcatataccaacttattgaagtactgaaatctgttttgcacCTTTGTAATGCACCggtaaccaccaaaagcaggtggtgatgagaaagttaCGTGATGaaacaaagcccatcacaagcagcttttaaataataagatacatagaaggtgcacagtgtgaTTCACACTGAAATATGcaacaaacattcatttaacaacattatatgtaacatacaaccctaataaacataacagataataaacaaataagaagaaacactgttatttcaaagaaaaaacatcaaatcgatacaaaatttgaaatgcaatgcagagaattctgggaatgtcagtttaCGGTTTTCCTTGTAAATTTTACAGGAAgttaccgttaaccatttaacagatttgtactgtaacattttcacagtttttttaccgttaaaatcacagtcagttactttaaaattacatgtaaagtccaatacagtttttcaccgtatatagtagtGGAATTTACCgtaaaccatttaacaggtttttactgtagcattttcacagtattttacagttaaatttacggtcattttttacagtgcaggatttgttgtgaaaacctggcaaccctgatctgaacgcacgcgCTGGAGATacactactaatcacaggagcgccttcaCTGAGGAGATCAAATGAGAATGGCATTcgattatttgcacagccctactctgcacaaacacacatcatcaCTGCATTTCACACAGAATAACCCGTGGAGATGAATCACGTGTGTTACGCAGGGTCTCATCTTTATCAGCTGGACGTACCTGCATATATCAACTTCTGCCCCGCCACCGGAAAGTTATCTTTTCCCTTTTCATTCTCTATTTTTTCCTTTAAGGCT
This window of the Cyprinus carpio isolate SPL01 chromosome A21, ASM1834038v1, whole genome shotgun sequence genome carries:
- the rad23b gene encoding UV excision repair protein RAD23 homolog B; protein product: MQITLKTLQQQTFKIDIDAEETVKALKEKIENEKGKDNFPVAGQKLIYAGKILNDDTALKEYKIDEKNFVVVMVAKPKAAPASASSSSSAATATSTASSTTATASPTSSAGPAAETPSESTAKEDKPTEEKPAGGAAPSSTPASSGSSPNANIFEEATSALVTGQSYENLVTEIMLMGYERDRVVAALRASFNNPDRAVEYLLTGIPAESEGSVGGADPVAPAGGAPAASIGLSSPSSTAPSQPSTGSGANPLEFLRNQPQFLQMRQIIQQNPSLLPALLQQIGRENPQLLQQISSHQEQFIQMLNEPVQEAGQGGSGGGVAEAGGGQMNYIQVTPQEKEAIERLKALGFPEGLVIQAYFACEKNENLAANFLLQQNFDDD